From a single Pseudoalteromonas nigrifaciens genomic region:
- the hemA gene encoding glutamyl-tRNA reductase: MTIIALGINHKTAPVELREKVAFSPEQISEALQQLSGHAHFNEAVIVSTCNRTEVYCSLAQQNSQTLLQWLSSFHGLDEHELSKNIYCHEGSDAINHLMRVACGLDSLVLGEPQILGQIKQAYNSAKTHNAVGVTFDRLFQKTFSVAKQVRTETNIGASAVSVAYAAVNLAKHIYGKLDKTNVLLIGAGETIELVAKHLYQNEPQNITVANRTLERARSLADQVSGDVIALAQLPERLHKADIVISSTASTLPIIGKGVVEQALKQRRYKPMLFIDIAVPRDIESQVGELDDAYLYSVDDLQTIVSENMSAREEAAEQAEVIITERTKEFLMWIRSLDSVDLIRHYRNDVQTIKSELVERAVSQLNTGKDAEKVILELANKLTNRLMHAPTRAIQDAAKKGEVAQLNQLKKMLGIDQE; the protein is encoded by the coding sequence ATGACCATAATCGCACTTGGTATTAATCACAAAACCGCTCCCGTAGAATTACGTGAAAAAGTGGCTTTTTCCCCTGAGCAAATTTCAGAGGCGCTACAGCAATTAAGTGGCCACGCCCATTTTAATGAGGCAGTGATTGTTTCCACCTGTAATCGAACTGAAGTGTATTGTAGCCTTGCACAGCAAAATTCCCAAACACTGTTGCAGTGGTTATCTAGTTTCCATGGTTTGGATGAACATGAACTGAGTAAAAACATTTACTGCCATGAAGGTAGTGATGCTATAAATCACTTAATGCGCGTAGCCTGTGGCCTAGATTCACTCGTACTGGGCGAGCCGCAAATTTTGGGGCAAATAAAGCAAGCGTATAACAGTGCTAAAACTCATAATGCTGTGGGCGTGACGTTTGATAGATTATTTCAAAAAACGTTTTCAGTTGCTAAGCAAGTACGTACTGAAACCAACATTGGTGCCAGTGCAGTGTCGGTTGCTTATGCGGCGGTTAATTTAGCTAAACATATTTATGGCAAGCTCGATAAAACCAATGTACTTCTCATTGGTGCCGGTGAAACAATTGAGCTAGTAGCCAAACATTTGTACCAAAATGAGCCGCAAAACATTACGGTTGCGAACAGAACCCTTGAGCGTGCACGTAGTTTAGCGGATCAAGTATCGGGTGATGTAATTGCACTTGCTCAGCTACCTGAGCGTTTACATAAAGCCGATATTGTTATTAGTTCTACCGCCAGCACACTGCCTATTATTGGTAAGGGTGTGGTGGAGCAAGCACTTAAACAGCGTCGTTATAAGCCTATGTTGTTTATTGATATTGCGGTTCCTCGCGATATTGAAAGCCAAGTGGGTGAACTTGACGATGCTTATTTATATTCTGTTGATGACTTACAAACCATTGTTAGCGAGAATATGAGTGCCCGAGAAGAAGCCGCTGAGCAGGCTGAAGTTATTATTACCGAGCGCACTAAAGAGTTTTTAATGTGGATACGCTCACTCGATTCGGTGGATTTAATTCGCCACTATCGAAACGATGTACAAACAATAAAGTCCGAACTTGTAGAGCGAGCAGTGAGTCAGCTCAATACAGGTAAAGATGCCGAAAAAGTTATTTTAGAGCTGGCCAATAAGTTAACCAACCGCTTAATGCACGCGCCTACCCGTGCTATTCAAGATGCAGCGAAAAAAGGTGAAGTGGCTCAGTTAAACCAATTGAAAAAAATGTTAGGTATTGATCAGGAATAG
- the prfA gene encoding peptide chain release factor 1 — MKESVYHKLEILVERYEEVQALLSDPSVIRDQNRFRALSKEYSDLEEVVKTFLSYQQAQQDVISAEEMLKDSDPDIREMAQEEYKEAKAQILTIEDEIQVLMLPKDPKDNNNVYLEVRAGTGGDEAAIFAGDLFRMYSRYAETKKWKVDVVTTNEGEHGGYKEIIANISGEGVFGQLKFESGVHRVQRVPETESQGRVHTSACTVAVMAEVPEAEAIEINSADLKVDTFRASGAGGQHVNKTDSAIRITHIPTGVVVECQDQRSQHKNRAKAMSVLAARLQQAEDEKRDAAEASERRNLVGSGDRSERIRTYNYPQGRITDHRINLTLYRLNEVVAGDLSCIVEPLMQEHQADLLAAMGDE; from the coding sequence ATGAAAGAATCCGTTTATCATAAGTTAGAAATCTTAGTTGAGCGTTATGAAGAAGTACAAGCGCTACTAAGCGACCCATCGGTCATTCGTGATCAAAACCGCTTTCGTGCACTTTCTAAAGAATACTCAGATTTAGAAGAGGTAGTAAAAACGTTTTTAAGCTACCAACAAGCGCAACAAGATGTAATAAGCGCAGAAGAAATGCTGAAAGATTCAGACCCAGATATACGTGAAATGGCGCAAGAAGAATACAAAGAAGCTAAAGCACAAATACTGACCATAGAAGATGAAATTCAAGTATTAATGCTGCCAAAAGATCCTAAAGACAATAATAACGTGTATTTAGAAGTGCGAGCGGGCACTGGTGGCGACGAAGCGGCTATATTTGCCGGCGACTTATTTAGAATGTACAGCCGTTATGCCGAAACTAAAAAATGGAAAGTAGATGTGGTGACCACCAACGAAGGTGAGCACGGCGGCTATAAAGAAATAATTGCTAATATTAGTGGTGAAGGCGTTTTTGGTCAGCTGAAATTTGAATCTGGCGTGCATCGTGTACAACGTGTACCAGAAACCGAATCGCAAGGTCGAGTTCATACCTCTGCGTGTACGGTTGCGGTAATGGCTGAAGTACCAGAAGCTGAGGCAATTGAAATTAATTCGGCCGATCTTAAAGTTGATACGTTTCGTGCATCAGGCGCGGGTGGTCAGCACGTAAATAAAACCGATTCTGCTATTCGTATTACCCATATACCTACCGGTGTGGTTGTAGAGTGTCAGGATCAGCGCTCGCAACATAAAAACCGTGCTAAAGCTATGTCGGTACTTGCAGCGCGTTTGCAACAAGCTGAAGACGAAAAGCGCGATGCAGCAGAAGCCTCTGAGCGTCGTAACTTAGTAGGCAGTGGCGATCGCTCTGAGCGTATTCGTACTTATAACTATCCACAAGGTCGTATTACCGATCACCGTATTAACTTAACCCTATATCGCTTAAACGAAGTGGTAGCCGGTGATTTAAGCTGTATTGTAGAGCCATTAATGCAAGAGCATCAGGCCGACTTACTAGCGGCCATGGGCGATGAGTAA
- the prmC gene encoding peptide chain release factor N(5)-glutamine methyltransferase yields the protein MTQTLEQAIAAGANLLAPSSESAKLDAQVLLLHILQKPHSYLFTWPESTLSTEQQQQFDTFCQRRLNGEPVAHITGQREFWSLSLEVNATTLIPRPDTETLVEQALEMAVPSNAKVLDLGTGTGAIALALGSEMPTWQITAVDRVADAVALATRNQQRLAINNVQVKQSNWFSALNGEKFHLIVSNPPYIETTDIHLKQGDVRFEPLSALVADDDGLADIKQIITQSRDYLHAKGYLLIEHGFEQSGAVSQFFAQMGFINIKTVKDLGNNDRVTLAQCS from the coding sequence GTGACCCAAACCCTCGAACAAGCAATTGCTGCAGGCGCTAATTTATTAGCACCTAGCAGCGAAAGCGCTAAATTAGACGCGCAAGTTTTACTACTGCATATATTGCAAAAACCTCACAGTTATCTTTTTACTTGGCCAGAAAGCACGCTTAGTACAGAGCAACAGCAGCAATTTGATACATTTTGCCAAAGGCGTTTAAATGGCGAGCCAGTTGCACATATTACAGGGCAACGTGAATTTTGGAGTTTATCGCTAGAGGTTAATGCCACCACTTTAATACCGCGTCCAGATACCGAAACCTTAGTAGAGCAAGCGCTTGAAATGGCGGTGCCAAGTAATGCAAAGGTGCTCGATTTAGGCACAGGGACTGGCGCAATCGCGTTAGCACTGGGGAGCGAAATGCCCACTTGGCAAATTACCGCAGTAGATAGAGTAGCTGATGCTGTTGCACTTGCTACACGTAACCAGCAGCGATTAGCCATTAATAATGTGCAAGTAAAGCAAAGTAATTGGTTTAGCGCGCTTAATGGCGAAAAGTTTCATTTAATTGTATCTAATCCGCCGTATATAGAAACAACCGATATACACCTCAAGCAAGGTGATGTGCGCTTTGAACCGCTCTCAGCACTTGTTGCAGATGATGATGGACTGGCTGATATAAAACAAATAATTACCCAATCACGTGACTATCTTCACGCTAAAGGTTATCTTTTGATCGAACATGGTTTTGAGCAAAGTGGTGCGGTTAGCCAATTTTTTGCACAAATGGGGTTTATAAATATTAAAACAGTGAAAGACTTAGGCAATAACGATCGCGTTACACTTGCACAGTGCTCTTAA
- a CDS encoding SirB2 family protein codes for MDYLAVKHSHMAIAMLSVILFYVRSFSRMGSGKLAKNKLVFIGSHGIDTLLLVSALMLMGIAKINPFEQYWLLEKIVLVVIYIAVGIVSSKQTKTAPKVAYTIFNTLVILAIGYLATAKSALLL; via the coding sequence ATGGATTATTTAGCAGTTAAACATTCACACATGGCTATTGCGATGTTGAGTGTAATTTTATTTTATGTACGCTCATTTTCACGCATGGGTAGTGGTAAGTTGGCAAAAAATAAACTGGTGTTTATTGGCAGCCACGGCATAGACACTTTGTTACTTGTTTCAGCATTAATGCTAATGGGGATCGCTAAAATTAATCCGTTTGAGCAATATTGGTTACTAGAAAAGATAGTGCTAGTGGTTATTTATATTGCCGTTGGTATTGTTAGCTCAAAACAAACAAAAACAGCACCAAAAGTAGCATATACCATTTTTAACACTTTGGTTATTTTAGCTATCGGTTATTTAGCAACCGCTAAGTCGGCACTGCTTTTATAA
- a CDS encoding tetratricopeptide repeat protein — MTTLGFDEHDDSYFDEAYDDFLPPAIYRCIQAESKWDPQIDLTPSYEILTSFEQEIDALCLQTSDEHVRLDKLLDRFYSEWLFSASSLKVPEYKLNCISYTLTMRSGSPTTLAILLSHFLQHAKLDACVSITQGDIGIHVAMSDEEGYTIEPSSGQQSWYIIPENVDEDNAQEQEPLELIFDDEVYKLFLAQQKWSFISENKFGHALNCVEMLMDIIGDDPYERRDRGYLLNQLGCPKMARDDLQFFVDECPDDPAIEIIQHQIEELEDNNNKTHH, encoded by the coding sequence ATGACCACCCTCGGGTTTGATGAACACGATGATTCTTATTTTGATGAAGCTTATGATGATTTTTTGCCACCGGCGATTTATCGTTGTATTCAAGCCGAATCTAAATGGGACCCTCAGATTGACTTAACGCCTAGCTATGAAATTTTAACTTCCTTTGAACAGGAAATAGATGCTTTGTGTCTGCAAACATCTGACGAGCATGTGCGTTTAGATAAGCTATTAGATCGCTTTTATAGTGAATGGCTGTTTAGTGCTTCTAGCTTAAAAGTGCCAGAGTACAAATTAAATTGCATAAGCTATACATTAACTATGCGCAGTGGTTCACCAACAACACTTGCTATTTTACTCAGCCATTTTTTACAACATGCCAAACTAGACGCTTGTGTAAGTATTACCCAAGGTGATATTGGTATACATGTAGCTATGAGTGATGAAGAAGGCTATACCATTGAGCCAAGCAGCGGCCAACAAAGCTGGTATATCATTCCTGAAAACGTTGATGAAGATAATGCCCAAGAGCAAGAGCCACTTGAGCTTATTTTTGACGACGAAGTATATAAATTATTTTTAGCCCAGCAAAAGTGGTCGTTTATTAGCGAAAATAAATTTGGTCATGCGTTAAACTGCGTCGAAATGCTGATGGATATAATTGGTGACGACCCTTATGAGCGACGCGACAGAGGGTATTTACTCAATCAATTAGGTTGCCCTAAAATGGCACGTGACGATTTACAGTTTTTTGTAGATGAATGCCCAGACGATCCTGCAATAGAGATTATTCAACACCAAATAGAAGAACTAGAAGACAATAATAATAAAACTCACCATTAA
- a CDS encoding DUF819 domain-containing protein, with product MVEAQTALITNDAVVLGLLAIILGFVFKTSNSQHPGFKAFYKYVPALLLCYFLPSLLNTFGIVDGNKSNVYYVASRYLLPACLILLTISIDLKAIINLGPKALIMFLTGTTGIVIGGPLAILIMSAVYPEAIGGHGPDAVWRGMTTVAGSWIGGGANQASMKEMFEVGGDIFSAMVTVDVIVANLWMAVLLLMAANHKAIDARTGADTSAIEDLKNRVEKYHAEHARMPTLNDYMMIIAIAFGITGLAHFCADFLGPYFGANFPWAQEYSLNSKFFWLIVISTTIGISLSFTKVRHIESFGASKVASTFLYILVASIGLHMNITAIFETPMYFVIGIIWMLTHASLMLIVAKLIKAPLFYMAVGSQANVGGAASAPVVAAAFHPSLAPVGVLLAVLGYGVGTYMAYICGLMMQAVAP from the coding sequence ATGGTTGAAGCCCAAACTGCATTAATTACTAACGATGCTGTGGTACTTGGTTTACTGGCTATTATTTTAGGGTTTGTGTTTAAAACCTCTAACAGCCAGCACCCAGGTTTTAAAGCATTTTATAAATATGTACCCGCTTTACTGTTATGTTACTTTTTGCCCTCATTACTTAATACCTTTGGTATTGTTGATGGTAATAAATCAAACGTATATTACGTAGCGTCACGCTACTTATTGCCAGCGTGTTTAATACTGCTGACTATAAGTATTGATTTAAAAGCCATTATAAACTTAGGCCCCAAAGCACTCATTATGTTTTTAACCGGTACTACTGGTATTGTTATTGGTGGCCCTTTAGCTATTTTAATTATGAGTGCAGTGTACCCAGAAGCAATTGGCGGACATGGCCCCGATGCCGTATGGCGCGGTATGACCACAGTAGCAGGTAGCTGGATTGGTGGCGGTGCTAATCAAGCATCAATGAAAGAAATGTTTGAAGTTGGCGGTGATATATTTTCGGCCATGGTGACGGTAGATGTCATTGTTGCTAACTTATGGATGGCCGTTTTATTATTAATGGCAGCTAATCATAAAGCCATTGATGCAAGAACAGGTGCCGATACCAGCGCCATTGAAGATCTTAAAAACCGGGTTGAAAAATATCATGCTGAGCATGCGCGCATGCCAACGCTTAACGATTATATGATGATTATTGCCATTGCCTTTGGTATTACCGGCTTGGCACATTTTTGTGCTGACTTTTTAGGCCCTTACTTTGGTGCTAATTTCCCATGGGCACAAGAGTACAGCTTAAACAGTAAGTTTTTTTGGTTAATCGTGATCTCAACCACTATTGGTATTAGTTTATCGTTTACTAAAGTACGCCATATAGAATCGTTTGGCGCGTCGAAAGTTGCTTCTACATTTTTGTATATTTTGGTTGCATCAATCGGCTTACACATGAATATAACGGCGATTTTTGAAACACCAATGTATTTTGTAATTGGCATTATATGGATGCTTACCCATGCGAGCTTAATGTTAATTGTAGCTAAACTAATTAAAGCACCGTTATTTTATATGGCGGTAGGCTCACAAGCCAACGTAGGCGGCGCGGCATCTGCACCCGTTGTTGCCGCTGCATTTCACCCGTCGCTTGCTCCTGTAGGTGTATTATTAGCGGTACTTGGCTATGGCGTAGGTACTTATATGGCTTATATTTGTGGATTAATGATGCAAGCAGTTGCACCATAA
- the kdsA gene encoding 3-deoxy-8-phosphooctulonate synthase produces MNNQIIKINDIELANNKPFVLFGGINVLESRDLAMRVAEHYVEVTTKLNIPYVFKASFDKANRSSINSYRGPGLDEGLKIFEEIKKTFNIPLITDVHEPHQAAPVAEVVDVIQLPAFLARQTDLVVAMAKTGAIINVKKPQFLAPHEMRHIITKFNEAGNNNVALCERGSSFGYNNLVVDMLGMDDMKVMAPVIFDATHALQRPGGRADSADGRRAQAAELARSGMALGIAGLFIEAHPNPNEAKCDGPCALALSKLEGYLTQMKAVDDLIKSFAPLDTSASDL; encoded by the coding sequence ATGAACAACCAAATTATTAAAATTAATGACATAGAACTTGCAAACAACAAACCGTTTGTATTGTTTGGCGGTATTAATGTATTAGAGTCTCGTGATTTAGCCATGCGTGTTGCAGAGCATTACGTAGAAGTAACCACTAAATTAAATATCCCTTATGTATTTAAAGCGTCGTTTGATAAAGCTAATCGCTCATCAATCAACTCTTACCGCGGCCCGGGTTTAGACGAGGGTTTAAAAATATTTGAAGAAATTAAAAAAACATTTAATATTCCGTTAATTACCGACGTACACGAACCACATCAAGCAGCACCTGTTGCTGAAGTAGTTGACGTTATTCAGTTACCGGCATTTTTAGCCCGCCAAACAGATTTGGTTGTTGCTATGGCAAAAACCGGCGCAATTATAAATGTAAAAAAACCACAGTTTTTAGCCCCACACGAAATGCGCCATATTATTACTAAATTTAACGAAGCAGGTAATAACAACGTGGCACTGTGTGAGCGTGGTTCAAGCTTTGGATATAATAACTTAGTGGTTGATATGCTCGGCATGGATGACATGAAAGTAATGGCACCTGTTATTTTTGATGCTACCCATGCACTACAACGCCCAGGTGGCCGTGCAGATTCGGCTGATGGTCGTCGCGCCCAAGCAGCAGAGCTTGCCCGCAGTGGTATGGCACTTGGTATTGCGGGCTTATTTATAGAAGCACACCCAAATCCAAATGAAGCAAAATGCGATGGCCCATGTGCACTAGCATTGAGTAAATTAGAAGGCTACTTGACGCAAATGAAAGCTGTAGATGATTTAATTAAAAGCTTCGCACCGCTTGATACCAGTGCCAGCGATTTATAA
- a CDS encoding transcriptional regulator GcvA, which yields MSRRVPPLNALKAFEAAARHLSFTKAAEELYVTQAAVSHQIKTLEEHLGLKLFIRRNRSLLLTEEGQGYFLDIKEIFTQLIDATEKLLARGAKGSLTVSLTPSFAIQWLVPRLSLFNELHPEIDVRIKAQDLDENSLTDDVDVAIYYGRGHWSGVQTFKLHTEYLVPLCSPLLLNGIKPLNQPSDLAHHTLLHDTTRKNWKTWMKTAGVRNVQVNQGPIFSHSSMVLQAAVHGQGVAIGNSVLAKPDIDAGRLVIPFNHSLESKNAYYLVLRESQTEMGKIVSFKEWMLSLVEQEQEY from the coding sequence ATGTCAAGACGGGTCCCTCCATTAAACGCGCTTAAAGCCTTTGAAGCAGCAGCACGTCATTTAAGTTTTACCAAAGCTGCAGAAGAGCTATATGTAACGCAAGCCGCTGTAAGTCATCAAATAAAAACATTAGAAGAACATTTGGGCTTAAAGCTATTTATACGCAGAAACCGCTCGCTATTATTAACCGAAGAAGGGCAGGGTTACTTTCTCGATATAAAAGAAATATTTACCCAACTAATAGACGCCACCGAAAAATTACTAGCACGAGGTGCGAAAGGCTCTTTAACGGTAAGCTTAACGCCAAGCTTTGCGATTCAGTGGCTAGTGCCCAGATTAAGTTTATTTAATGAGTTACACCCAGAAATAGACGTGCGAATAAAAGCGCAAGATCTAGACGAAAACTCTTTAACCGACGATGTCGACGTTGCTATTTATTATGGCCGTGGGCATTGGAGTGGGGTGCAAACTTTTAAGTTACATACCGAGTATTTAGTGCCGCTATGTAGCCCGCTATTATTAAATGGCATTAAGCCACTTAATCAACCCAGTGATTTAGCGCACCATACCTTATTGCACGACACCACACGTAAAAATTGGAAAACATGGATGAAAACCGCCGGTGTACGTAATGTGCAAGTTAACCAAGGGCCCATTTTTAGTCACTCATCTATGGTGTTACAAGCCGCAGTACATGGCCAAGGTGTGGCTATAGGCAATAGTGTACTCGCTAAGCCCGATATTGACGCCGGACGATTAGTGATCCCGTTTAATCATAGTTTAGAGAGTAAAAACGCTTATTATTTAGTGCTGCGCGAGTCGCAAACTGAAATGGGTAAAATAGTGTCATTTAAAGAATGGATGCTGAGCTTAGTAGAGCAAGAACAAGAGTATTAA
- a CDS encoding alpha/beta family hydrolase, with the protein MIEWFKNTQQPAIAQFIFAHGAGAGSDHEFMQNMAQLISEQGIDVGLFDFEYMQIAKQTNKRRPPDRAPKLLSYYEQILSHAQPGLPLFIGGKSMGGRMASMLACTSEHAILGVLAFGYPFHPPGKPEKLRTDHFADIGCPFLVLQGERDTFGTREELATMLMPKQPEYCWLPDGDHSLKPRKKSGVSEAQNRATAVQSAVRFIKCIVK; encoded by the coding sequence ATGATTGAATGGTTTAAAAATACACAGCAGCCAGCTATAGCACAGTTTATTTTTGCCCATGGTGCAGGGGCAGGTAGCGACCATGAGTTTATGCAAAATATGGCACAACTCATTAGTGAGCAAGGGATTGATGTTGGTTTATTTGATTTTGAATATATGCAAATAGCGAAACAAACCAATAAACGCCGCCCACCCGATCGCGCGCCTAAATTGCTTAGCTACTATGAGCAAATACTTAGCCATGCACAGCCAGGGTTGCCGTTATTTATTGGTGGCAAATCTATGGGGGGACGAATGGCGTCAATGCTTGCCTGTACTAGCGAGCATGCTATTTTAGGTGTATTAGCGTTTGGCTATCCGTTTCATCCGCCAGGCAAGCCTGAAAAGCTACGCACCGATCACTTTGCTGATATAGGCTGCCCATTTTTGGTATTACAAGGTGAGCGCGATACGTTTGGTACTCGTGAGGAGCTAGCTACTATGTTAATGCCCAAGCAACCAGAATATTGCTGGCTACCCGATGGCGACCATTCACTAAAACCGCGTAAAAAAAGTGGCGTTAGTGAGGCGCAAAATCGAGCAACTGCAGTACAAAGTGCTGTGCGCTTTATAAAATGCATTGTTAAATAA
- a CDS encoding DUF423 domain-containing protein: protein MIKLFLMTGSFFCMLSVMLGAFAAHGLKSRLSEYSLGVFKTAAEYQMVHGLALIAVAVLIKWGINLNWAGGFFIAGTLLFSGSLYLLAITGMKWLGPITPLGGLCFIIGWIVILVQVARFKF, encoded by the coding sequence ATGATTAAATTATTTTTAATGACCGGGAGCTTTTTTTGTATGCTGTCGGTAATGCTAGGGGCGTTTGCCGCCCACGGTTTAAAAAGCCGACTGTCGGAGTACTCATTAGGTGTGTTTAAAACCGCAGCTGAGTACCAAATGGTGCATGGATTAGCGCTTATAGCTGTGGCGGTGTTAATTAAGTGGGGTATTAACCTCAATTGGGCTGGCGGTTTTTTTATTGCGGGCACACTGCTTTTTAGTGGCAGTTTATACTTACTTGCCATAACAGGTATGAAGTGGCTAGGCCCAATAACCCCATTGGGTGGTTTATGCTTTATTATTGGTTGGATTGTTATTTTAGTGCAAGTTGCACGATTTAAGTTTTAA
- the rlmM gene encoding 23S rRNA (cytidine(2498)-2'-O)-methyltransferase RlmM has protein sequence MSSVVIYCRSGFENDAAAEITFHAAEQGFAGYVKAKPNTGYVIYECFDAQHGDEIIKKVDFKNMVFARQWFAGTLIENMPVEDRVGAVVEAAKDFTLCSELRVETPDTNEGKELLTFCKKISTPLKKALEKRNIVLREPKANRPVMHVLFLTNNTAYVGYSYSFNNSPFFMGILRLRMPSDAPSRSTLKLDEAFNVFIPEQQRESRVAAGMRSVDLGACPGGWTYQLVRRGMFVSAIDNGPMNDDLMQTGQVKHFRADGFKYRPEKRNITWLVCDMVEKPTKVTSLMIDWAVNAYAKELIFNLKLPMKKRFDSVYECLSMIRAELEKYGISYELQAKHLYHDREEVTVHLNVTKVPQSLYS, from the coding sequence ATGTCTAGTGTTGTAATTTACTGTCGTAGTGGGTTTGAAAACGATGCCGCTGCTGAAATAACGTTCCACGCTGCCGAGCAAGGTTTTGCCGGTTATGTTAAAGCAAAACCAAATACCGGTTATGTTATTTATGAGTGTTTTGACGCGCAGCATGGCGACGAAATAATTAAAAAAGTTGATTTTAAAAACATGGTGTTTGCTCGTCAATGGTTTGCTGGTACGCTGATCGAAAACATGCCAGTAGAAGATCGTGTAGGGGCGGTTGTAGAGGCTGCTAAAGATTTTACCTTGTGCTCTGAGCTACGTGTAGAAACCCCCGATACCAACGAAGGCAAAGAGCTTTTAACCTTTTGTAAAAAAATATCAACGCCCCTTAAAAAAGCCCTCGAAAAACGTAATATTGTACTGCGCGAGCCAAAAGCAAACCGCCCAGTAATGCATGTACTGTTTTTAACTAACAACACCGCTTATGTCGGTTACTCGTATAGCTTTAATAACTCGCCATTTTTTATGGGTATTTTACGTTTACGTATGCCAAGTGATGCGCCAAGCCGCTCTACTTTAAAATTAGATGAAGCATTTAATGTGTTTATTCCAGAACAACAACGCGAGTCACGCGTTGCAGCCGGAATGCGCAGTGTTGACTTAGGGGCGTGTCCAGGTGGCTGGACTTATCAGTTAGTGCGCCGTGGTATGTTTGTAAGCGCGATAGATAATGGCCCAATGAACGATGATTTAATGCAAACAGGGCAGGTAAAGCACTTTAGGGCCGATGGCTTTAAATATCGCCCAGAAAAACGCAACATTACTTGGTTAGTATGCGACATGGTAGAAAAGCCAACTAAAGTAACCAGCCTAATGATTGATTGGGCAGTAAATGCATATGCTAAAGAGCTTATTTTTAACTTAAAGCTGCCAATGAAAAAACGCTTTGATAGTGTTTACGAGTGCTTAAGCATGATCAGAGCAGAGCTGGAAAAATACGGTATAAGCTACGAGTTACAAGCTAAGCATTTATATCATGATCGTGAGGAAGTGACCGTGCACTTAAATGTGACCAAAGTGCCACAAAGCTTGTATAGCTAA
- the cysZ gene encoding sulfate transporter CysZ, with product MEYFFSGFKLITQKGLKRFVFIPLLINILLFGSSLFFLFGWLSDSFSYINNMLPEWLSWLEWLMWPIALLIVLFSYSMLFTVITNFIAAPFNGLLSEKVELHLTGQKINDDGFAELLKDVPRMLGREWTKLCYYLPRAIGFFILLWVLPVIGQILWVLFSCWMFAVQYQDYAFDNHKISFKQMKTDLQSKQGLSYGFGFAVMLLTAIPLVNLIVMPVAVCGGTKLWVDNFRSQYRNQ from the coding sequence ATGGAGTATTTTTTTTCGGGTTTTAAATTAATTACTCAAAAGGGATTAAAGCGTTTTGTGTTTATTCCGTTGTTAATTAATATTTTACTTTTTGGTAGCTCGTTGTTTTTTTTATTTGGCTGGTTAAGCGACAGTTTTAGCTACATAAATAATATGCTACCCGAGTGGTTAAGCTGGCTTGAGTGGTTAATGTGGCCCATTGCCCTGTTAATAGTGCTGTTTAGCTACAGTATGTTATTTACTGTAATCACAAACTTTATTGCCGCACCTTTTAATGGTTTACTCAGTGAAAAAGTTGAGTTGCATTTAACAGGTCAAAAAATTAATGATGATGGCTTTGCTGAGTTATTAAAAGATGTGCCACGCATGCTTGGCCGAGAGTGGACAAAACTTTGCTATTACCTTCCCCGCGCCATTGGCTTTTTTATATTGTTATGGGTGTTGCCGGTTATAGGGCAAATACTGTGGGTGCTTTTTTCGTGTTGGATGTTTGCCGTGCAATACCAAGATTACGCGTTCGATAATCATAAAATCAGCTTTAAGCAAATGAAAACCGATTTACAAAGCAAGCAAGGTTTATCGTACGGGTTTGGTTTTGCAGTAATGTTGCTAACAGCCATTCCGTTGGTAAATTTAATTGTAATGCCTGTTGCTGTTTGTGGTGGCACCAAATTATGGGTTGATAACTTTCGCAGCCAATACCGAAATCAATAA
- a CDS encoding YkgJ family cysteine cluster protein: MYKNQEVILRLRANIPAFECVKGCHDCCGPVTTSSEEMSRLPVKTDAEHEAALNEFNCVHLGPNGCTVYDERPLICRLFGTTPRMPCPNDRRPDEPVDPKIEREVHHFIANTRQVLV; the protein is encoded by the coding sequence ATGTACAAAAATCAGGAAGTAATTTTACGATTACGCGCTAATATTCCAGCGTTTGAATGCGTAAAAGGATGCCACGACTGCTGCGGGCCAGTAACAACGTCTTCAGAGGAAATGTCGCGCTTACCGGTAAAAACAGATGCTGAGCATGAAGCGGCGTTAAACGAGTTCAATTGTGTACATCTTGGTCCCAATGGCTGCACTGTATATGACGAGCGTCCATTAATTTGTCGCTTATTTGGTACTACGCCAAGAATGCCTTGCCCGAATGATCGTCGACCAGATGAGCCTGTTGACCCTAAAATTGAGCGTGAAGTACATCACTTTATAGCAAATACGCGTCAAGTATTGGTGTAA